The sequence TGGGAAGTGgcaaggggaagaagaaagaggagagggtAAGAAAGGTGTTTCATAGTTTATCCAGATGAGGCATCCCAATCAAagtaagaatagaaaaataatagaggtaATAATTGCCAGTGTTTATAAATTCTGATTTAGTCACTGGCTGCAGGGAATAGCTGTTGAATATGTTCTTAAAGATAAGTTAAAATTTAGGAAGACTACATATTTTGGACTCAGTGTTGTACACACCAAGCTTTTCTGACATTCAAAACATTCATTTACAGGTGAAATAACTTTTATGTGTTCATGATGaagatttttcttaaagttttaagACAGTTAAAAATTAACTCTTAACTCTTCTTGAGAAAATCCAAAATTGGaactaagaaaattaattttagtctTTAAAACTAACTTAGTGGTGATGCATGAATCTAAGATTCAAAGGAAGAGATTAATGTtcaaatctgtagatcaatttaaAACTGGCTTGTCTCTTCTCAGGGGAAAGTCATGAGATTTGACATGTCCAAAAACCAGCCTGtaagaataatttatataaaaaccaAAAAGTTATATCAAACTTTGGGTAAAACTCCAATAAACTAGTTAATGATGCTGTAGCTGAAATTCTGAATGATGAAGTGCTTTTGTCCTTCTTTCCTAATCTCccatcctccccctccctttctcttacAGGCATGGAGAGTAGAAAACTGATTTCTGCTACAGACATTCAATACTCTGGCAGTCTGCTGAACTCCTTGAATGAGCAGCGCGGCCATGGACTCTTCTGTGATGTTACCGTTATTGTGGAAGACCGAAAATTCCGAGCCCACAGGAACATCCTTTCAGCTTCTAGTACTTACTTCCATCAGCTCTTCTCAGTTGCTGGGCAAGTTGTTGAACTGAGCTTTATAAGAGCAGAGATCTTTGCAGAAATTCTCAATTATATCTATAGTTCTAAAATTGTTCGTGTTAGATCAGATTTACTTGATGAGTTAATTAAATCAGGGCAGTTATTAGGAGTTAAATTTATAGCAGAGCTTGGTGTCCCATTGTCACAGGTTAAAAGCATCTCAGGTACAGCTCAGGATGGTAATGCAGAAACCTTACCTCCTGGTTCTAGTGACAAGAACCttgaaatacaaaaatcaaaagatGAAGCCCAAGAAAATGGGGCCACTATAATGCCAATTATAACAGAGTCTTTTTCCTTATCTGCTGAAGATTATGAGATGAAAAAGATCATTGTTACCGATTCAGATGATGACGACGATGACGTCATTTTCTGCTCTGAGATTCTGCCTGCAAAGGAGACTTTGCCAAGTACCAATACAGTGGCAGAGGTCCAGCCTAACCCAGGCTCTGTTGCTATTTCAGATGTTGCACCTTGTGCGAGCAATAGCTCTCCCCCTTTAACAAATATCACACCTACTCAGAAACTTCCTACTTCTGTGAATCAGGCAACTCTGAACCAAACACAAGGAAGTGAAAAATTATTGGTATCCTCGGCCCCAACACATCTGACTCCCAACATCATTTTATTAAGTCAGACATCACTTACTACACCACCAAATGTCAGTTCTTCACTTCCAAATCATATGTCTCCTTCAATCAATGTACTTGTGCAGAATCAGCAGCCACCAAACAATGCTGTTTTAACAGGAAACAAGGCcaatgaagaggaggaggaggaaattatagatgat is a genomic window of Phocoena sinus isolate mPhoSin1 chromosome X, mPhoSin1.pri, whole genome shotgun sequence containing:
- the ZBTB33 gene encoding transcriptional regulator Kaiso → MESRKLISATDIQYSGSLLNSLNEQRGHGLFCDVTVIVEDRKFRAHRNILSASSTYFHQLFSVAGQVVELSFIRAEIFAEILNYIYSSKIVRVRSDLLDELIKSGQLLGVKFIAELGVPLSQVKSISGTAQDGNAETLPPGSSDKNLEIQKSKDEAQENGATIMPIITESFSLSAEDYEMKKIIVTDSDDDDDDVIFCSEILPAKETLPSTNTVAEVQPNPGSVAISDVAPCASNSSPPLTNITPTQKLPTSVNQATLNQTQGSEKLLVSSAPTHLTPNIILLSQTSLTTPPNVSSSLPNHMSPSINVLVQNQQPPNNAVLTGNKANEEEEEEIIDDDDDTISSSPDSAVSNTSLVPQAEIPPNTAFDGSLIQKMQIPTLLQEPLSNSLKISDIITRNTNDPGLGSKHLMEGQKIITLDTATEIEGLSTGCKVYANIGEDTYDIVIPVKDDPDEGEARLENEIPKTSSSETANKRMKVKHDDHYELIVDGRVYYICIVCKRSYVCLTSLRRHFNIHSWEKKYPCRYCEKVFPLAEYRTKHEIHHTGERRYQCLACGKSFINYQFMSSHIKSVHSQDPSGDSKLYRLHPCRSLQIRQYAYLSDKSGTMPVMKDDGIGYKVDAGKEPPVGTTSTPQNKPMTWEDIFIQQENDSIFKQNVTDGSTEFEFIIPESY